The Dunckerocampus dactyliophorus isolate RoL2022-P2 chromosome 13, RoL_Ddac_1.1, whole genome shotgun sequence genome window below encodes:
- the stx11a gene encoding syntaxin-11a — MKDRLSELLSVASKPPDLDRSLGDSQKDSLEDYDAVVFGGEEVMVGIYTEAQAMRKEMLLLKMDVKRLGKQSTRFLTSVRRFSSIKRDSNALGRSIKSRGEAIYARLDKLQALSEELAEEHGASSAVARIARSQHASLTAAFHRAMSEYNRAEMELRENCKTRIQRQAQIVGKEVSRQQIEEMIETGKWNVFSDNLILEGRSARSALSEIESRHRELMELEGRIRDIHELFFQMALLVEEQGCKVDSIEANVLDARDYVARASDHIQKAVRYKKENPCKKLFCCCFPCCN; from the coding sequence ATGAAGGACAGACTGAGCGAGCTCCTCAGCGTCGCCTCCAAGCCCCCAGACTTGGACCGCAGCCTCGGTGACAGCCAGAAAGACTCACTGGAAGACTATGACGCTGTGGTGTTTGGAGGGGAGGAGGTGATGGTGGGCATCTACACAGAGGCCCAGGCCATGAGGAAGGAGATGCTGCTGCTCAAGATGGACGTGAAGCGTCTGGGAAAGCAGAGCACCAGGTTCCTGACGTCGGTGAGGAGGTTCAGCAGCATCAAGCGGGATTCCAACGCTCTGGGGCGCAGCATCAAGTCCCGAGGGGAGGCCATCTACGCCCGTCTGGACAAGCTGCAGGCGTTGAGCGAGGAGCTGGCCGAGGAGCACGGCGCTTCCTCGGCGGTGGCCCGCATAGCTCGCTCCCAGCATGCCTCCCTGACCGCCGCCTTTCACCGGGCCATGTCCGAGTACAACCGGGCCGAGATGGAGCTCAGGGAGAACTGCAAGACCCGCATCCAGAGGCAGGCGCAGATTGTGGGCAAGGAGGTGAGCCGGCAGCAGATCGAGGAGATGATTGAGACGGGCAAGTGGAACGTCTTCTCCGACAACCTGATCCTGGAGGGACGCAGCGCCCGCTCCGCCCTGAGCGAGATCGAGAGCCGCCACCGGGAGCTGATGGAGCTGGAGGGACGCATCCGAGACATCCACGAGCTCTTCTTCCAGATGGCGCTGCTGGTGGAGGAGCAGGGATGCAAGGTGGACAGCATCGAGGCCAACGTGCTCGACGCCCGGGACTACGTGGCCAGGGCCTCGGATCACATCCAGAAGGCCGTCCGGTACAAGAAGGAAAACCCCTGCAAGAAACTTTTCTGCTGCTGCTTCCCTTGCTGCaactga
- the shprh gene encoding E3 ubiquitin-protein ligase SHPRH isoform X1: MSSRRKKAPPVRVDEDAKKRLNWNMLEDRRNEAIKENDGQTPTCSTLAVEPSSDISVSSLRFAEELPTSFASLALTVLPTSQLSHTWKALVGEFRARPAWLPPECGLRPFTFHKRAEQLCISFSGSDESTEPLRTPDGDTCTAECSLTRISLEDMEWLQKRRVVQLCHEEEEDSFRVGVYLLESGLWKSEFLSEGNARMKKANQLMQKMMEYFYDFIIPEVVDNEEEECDTDLERQNVEELYDYVRRVHQMESQGVSFDVQHQALLPVLRPYQSQAVNWMLKREKFRNTSPTEQSLHFLWRELVTLCGKKLFYNPYTGCLIRAFPLAGVEWPGGILADEMGLGKTVEVLALILFHSRQDVQQEALTLPVGQSVNYFVPPPPLERKKAIRCKPEAQPKMKISHPAVRVMLLTAIKEMRSGKGASVNAVFTYIRASYGYDLLKNRSHMKKTLAKLMEEGLVEQVKGRGLAGSFRLGKKYKETKKTAAGSPKSNTKCSEERLPRKTFQRRAKEKAEAALQNSVTGDDPSNTNAPERTGWGESEGPREADRMFDASEETQPSSSQEEPPVRASVVPFNTTDYRFECICGELGIVDYKARVQCLNCQLWQHADCVNYKEESLETTPFYCPHCLVAMKPVSTGATLIISPSSICHQWVEEINRHVRSSSLRVLVYQGVKKHGFIQPHMLAEQDVVITTYDVLRSELNYVDIPHSNSKDGRRFRNQKRYMAVPSPLVAVEWWRICLDEAQMVECPTAKAAEMALRLASVNRWCVSGTPVQRGLEDLYGLMLFLGVDPYWVKHWWDQLLYRPYRRGNTEPLYGVVAKLLWRSAKKDVIDQIQIPAQTEEVHWLHFSPVEGHFYNRQHEVCSQDALVKLRKLSDWSLKLGSLDRRTVATILCPLLRLRQACCHPQAVRGEFLPLQKRACPVAFDGDAPSSLGSTMTMEELLKSLQKKCRVECEEAHRQLVCALNGLAGIHIIRDEFEQAAEMYREVLRSSEEHKGRLKTDSLQRLHATHNLMELLNAKHPGIPPTLRDDRLSEEAEQLRQHYMTKYDLEVSDAHHALQPVLQNIKELKRKVNLSSPWWLEVIQRAIRCSADDDLVSRVKNELTSSYKQQAHKFSMADKFRDGHGLQFLLTTQMEDLTKSQKIVRAAVKSLEGPASKKVIDEATACHLRPTRLPLNNCVFCKADELFTDYESKLFSHTVKGQTAIFEEMIEDEDGLVDDRLPTTSRGLWAASEMERTLKAILAFAKAKRLDPELVEEGNTFMDLFETWKKEYKVLHEYWMVLRNHVSAIDELGMATERLRVRLPDEPKPKLLHIIEPHEVEQNRVKLLNDQAVAKSQLQKKLGQFLYLTNLEKSQDKSTGGLNPEPCPICARSLGQEWAVLTCGHCFCNQCIAIILEQYSVGSRRRAIKCAICRQTTSHTEISYVFTAQSSSLDQDIPVKGSHSTKVEAVVRTLIRIQVSNPGAKCLVFSTWQSVLDIIAKALFDNNMEFSQINGIHKFQQNLSSFKYEENINILLLPLHTGSNGLNIIEATHVLLVEPILNPAHELQAIGRVHRIGQTKPTFVHRFLIKSTIEERMQAMLKTAEKSHSSAAMKHSEAAVLTVADLADLFTEEEAEPLE; this comes from the exons ATGAGTAGTCGAAGGAAAAAGGCCCCCCCTGTGAGGGTGGACGAGGATGCTAAAAAGAGGTTAAACTGGAACATGCTGGAGGACCGGAGGAATGAGGCGATTAAGGAGAACGACGGCCAAACCCCGACGTGCTCCACCCTTGCTGTCGAGCCATCATCTGACATTTCTGTCAGCTCGCTCCGGTTCGCCGAGGAACTCCCCACTTCCTTTGCTTCCCTGGCGCTCACGGTGCTGCCCACCTCCCAGCTGAGCCACACCTGGAAGGCTCTCGTCGGGGAGTTCCGAGCCCGGCCGGCTTGGCTCCCGCCCGAGTGCGGACTTCGGCCGTTTACTTTTCACAAGAGGGCAGAGCAGCTATGCATCAGCTTCAGCGGCTCCGACGAGTCCACCGAGCCGCTGCGGACGCCTGATGGCGACACCTGTACCGCGGAGTGCAGCCTCACTCGGATCTCGCTGGAGGACATGGAGTGGCTGCAGAAGAGGAGGGTGGTGCAGCTTTGtcatgaagaagaagaggacTCCTTCAGG GTTGGGGTTTACTTGCTGGAAAGCGGACTATGGAAGTCGGAGTTCCTCAGTGAGGGAAACGCTCGCATGAAGAAAGCCAATCAGCTCATGCAGAAGATGATGGAgtatttttatgactttatcaTCCCTG AAGTGGTGGAcaacgaggaggaggaatgtgACACAGACTTGGAGAGGCAGAACGTGGAGGAGCTCTACGATTACGTCAGGCGTGTGCACCAGATGGAGAGCCAGGGCGTGAGCTTTGACGTCCAACACCAGGCCCTCCTGCCGGTCCTCAGGCCCTATCAGAGCCAGGCCGTCAACTGGATGCTAAAgcgggagaaattcagaaatacTTCCCCAACAG AGCAGTCGCTGCATTTCCTGTGGCGGGAGTTGGTCACTTTGTGTGGCAAGAAGCTCTTCTACAACCCTTACACCGGCTG TCTCATTCGTGCGTTTCCCCTCGCCGGCGTGGAGTGGCCCGGCGGGATCCTGGCTGACGAGATGGGTCTGGGAAAGACGGTAGAAGTCCTGGCTCTCATTCTTTTTCACAGCCGACAGGACGTCCAGCAGGAGGCCCTCACCCTGCCCGTG GGACAGTCTGTGAATTATTTTGTACCTCCTCCTCCACTGGAGAGAAAGAAAGCCATCCGATGTAAGCCTGAAGCGCAGCCGAAAATGAAAATCTCTCACCCGG CCGTCCGTGTGATGCTGCTCACGGCCATCAAGGAAATGCGCTCGGGCAAAGGTGCCTCAGTCAACGCCGTTTTCACGTACATCCGCGCCAGTTACGGCTACGACCTGCTGAAGAACCGCAGCCACATGAAGAAGACGCTGGCCAAACTGATGGAGGAAGGCCTGGTGGAGCAGGTCAAAGGGCGCGGCTTGGCGGGCTCCTTTCGTTTGGGGAAGAAGTACAAAGAGACCAAGAAGACGGCGGCGGGATCACCCAAATCT AATACCAAATGCTCAGAAGAGAGGTTGCCCAGGAAAACGTTCCAGAGACGAGCAAAGGAGAAGGCAGAAGCAGCTCTCCAAAACTCCGTCACGGGTGACGACCCAAGCAACACCAACGCTCCCGAGCGGACAGGTTGGGGTGAAAGCGAAGGACCACGGGAGGCAGACAGAATGTTTGATGCCTCTGAGGAGACCCAACCATCCAGCTCTCAGGAAGAGCCCCCCGTCAGGGCGTCCGTGGTCCCCTTCAACACTACGGACTACAGGTTTGAGTGCATCTGTGGCGAGCTGGGCATCGTGGACTACAAAGCCCGCGTGCAGTGCCTGAACTGCCAGCTGTGGCAGCACGCCGACTGCGTCAACTACAAGGAGGAAAGTTTGGAGACCACACCCTTCTACTGCCCCCACTGCCTGGTGGCCATGAAGCCTGTCTCCACGGGGGCCACGCTCATCATCTCCCCTAGCTCCATTTGCCACCAGTGGGTTGAGGAGATCAACCGCCACGTCAGGTCCTCATCGCTGCGGGTGCTG GTGTATCAGGGCGTGAAGAAGCATGGCTTCATCCAACCGCACATGCTGGCCGAGCAGGACGTGGTCATCACCACCTACGACGTGCTGCGCTCGGAGCTCAACTACGTGGACATCCCGCACAGCAACAGCAAGGACGGGCGCCGCTTCCGCAACCAGAAGCGCTACATGGCCGTGCCCAGCCCCCTGGTGGCCGTGGAGTGGTGGCGCATCTGTCTGGACGAGGCTCAGATGGTGGAGTGTCCCACCGCCAAG GCTGCAGAGATGGCGCTGCGTCTTGCCTCTGTCAATCGCTGGTGTGTCAGTGGCACGCCTGTCCAGAGAGGCTTAGAAG ACCTTTATGGCCTCATGCTCTTCCTGGGAGTGGATCCGTACTGGGTCAAACACTGGTGGGACCAGTTGCTCTACAGGCCCTATCGCCGTGGAAACACAGAGCCACTTTACGGCGTCGTTGCTAAGTTGTTGTGGCGGTCGGCCAAGAAGGACGTCATCGATCAG ATCCAGATTCCAGCACAGACTGAGGAGGTCCACTGGCTGCACTTCTCCCCGGTGGAGGGTCACTTCTACAACCGCCAACACGAGGTCTGCTCCCAGGACGCCTTGGTCAAACTCAGGAAGCTCTCCGACTGGAGCCTGAAGCTGGGCAGCCTGGACCGCCGTACGGTCGCCACCATCCTTTGCCCGCTGCTGAGGCTGCGCCAGGCCTGCTGCCACCCGCAGGCGGTGCGTGgcgagttcctgccgctgcagAAAAG AGCTTGTCCAGTGGCTTTTGATGGTGACGCCCCCTCCTCCCTCGGCAGCACCATGACAATGGAGGAGCTCCTCAAGTCCCTGCAGAAGAAATGTCGAGTGGAATGTGAAGAAGCCCACAGGCAATTAGTGTGCGCTCTCAACGGCCTGGCTGGAATTCACATCATCAGAG ATGAGTTTGAGCAGGCGGCCGAGATGTACAGAGAAGTGCTGCGTTCGTCAGAGGAGCACAAAGGCCGACTGAAAACAGATTCATTGCAG AGGCTTCATGCCACTCACAACTTAATGGAGCTGCTGAATGCAAAGCATCCTGGGATTCCCCCCACTCTCAGAGACGACCGGCTCAGCGAGGAG GCCGAGCAGCTGCGGCAGCACTACATGACCAAGTACGACTTGGAGGTGTCCGACGCCCATCACGCCCTGCAGCCGGTCCTGCAGAACATTAAAGAGCTGAAGCGCAAA gTTAACCTGAGCTCCCCCTGGTGGCTGGAGGTGATTCAGCGGGCGATCCGTTGCTCCGCCGACGATGACCTGGTGAGCCGCGTCAAGAACGAGTTGACGTCCAGCTACAAGCAGCAAGCTCACAAGTTCTCCATGGCTGACAA ATTCCGCGACGGCCACGGCCTGCAGTTCCTGCTCACCACTCAAATGGAAGACCTGACCAAGTCCCAGAAGATTGTACGGGCGGCCGTGAAGAGCCTGGAAGGTCCGGCGTCCAAGAAGGTGATTGACGAGGCCACGGCGTGTCACCTCCGGCCGACGCGGCTGCCGCTCAATAA CTGCGTTTTTTGCAAAGCTGATGAGCTTTTCACCGATTACGAATCCAAACTCTTTTCGCACAC GGTGAAAGGTCAGACGGCCATCTTTGAAGAGATGATCGAGGATGAAGACGGACTGGTGGACGACCGCCTTCCCACCACCAGCAGGGGCCTGTGGGCAGCCAGCGAGATGGAGCGCACGCTAAAGGCCATCCTGGCCTTCGCCAAAGCCAAGCGCCTGGACCCGGAACTGGTGGAGGAAGGAAACACCTTCATGGATCTCTTTGAGACCTGGAAGAAGGAATACAAG GTGCTGCATGAGTACTGGATGGTCCTGCGGAATCACGTGTCGGCAATAGATGAGCTTGGAATGGCCACCGAGAGACTACGTGTGCGTCTTCCTGACGAGCCCAAGCCGAAGCTGCTGCACATCATCGAGCCGCATGAG GTGGAGCAGAACAGAGTGAAGCTTCTCAACGACCAAGCAGTGGCAAAGTCTCAGCTGCAGAAGAAGCTTGGACAGTTTTTGTACCTCACAAACCTGGAGAAG TCCCAGGACAAGTCCACCGGGGGCCTGAACCCAGAACCGTGTCCCATCTGCGCTCGTTCACTGGGACAGGAG TGGGCGGTGCTGACCTGCGGCCACTGCTTCTGCAACCAGTGCATCGCCATCATCTTGGAGCAGTACAGCGTGGGCTCTCGGCGGCGTGCCATCAAGTGCGCCATTTGCAGGCAGACCACCTCGCACACGGAGATCTCCTACGTGTTCACCGCGCAGTCATCCAGTCTGGACCAGGACATCCCTGTTAAG GGGAGCCACTCCACCAAGGTGGAGGCCGTGGTGAGAACCCTGATAAGGATCCAAGTGAGCAACCCTGGAGCAAAGTGTCTGGTCTTCTCCACG TGGCAGAGCGTCCTGGACATCATCGCCAAGGCTCTGTTCGACAACAACATGGAGTTCTCTCAGATCAACGGTATCCACAAATTCCAGCAGAACCTGAGCTCCTTCAAGTacgaggagaacatcaacatccTCCTGCTTCCTCTGCACACGGGCTCCAACGGCCTCAACATCATTGAGGCCACGCACGTGCTGCTGGTGGAGCCCATCCTAAACCCCGCGCATGAGCTGCAGGCTATCGGACGCGTGCACCGCATTGGACAAACCAA GCCGACGTTCGTGCACAGGTTCCTCATCAAGTCCACCATCGAGGAGAGAATGCAGGCTATGCTCAAGACTGCAGAGAAGAG TCACAGCAGCGCCGCCATGAAGCACTCGGAGGCCGCCGTCCTGACCGTGGCCGACCTGGCTGACCTGTTTACAGAGGAAGAGGCGGAGCCTCTGGAGTGA
- the shprh gene encoding E3 ubiquitin-protein ligase SHPRH isoform X2 — protein MSSRRKKAPPVRVDEDAKKRLNWNMLEDRRNEAIKENDGQTPTCSTLAVEPSSDISVSSLRFAEELPTSFASLALTVLPTSQLSHTWKALVGEFRARPAWLPPECGLRPFTFHKRAEQLCISFSGSDESTEPLRTPDGDTCTAECSLTRISLEDMEWLQKRRVVQLCHEEEEDSFRVGVYLLESGLWKSEFLSEGNARMKKANQLMQKMMEYFYDFIIPEVVDNEEEECDTDLERQNVEELYDYVRRVHQMESQGVSFDVQHQALLPVLRPYQSQAVNWMLKREKFRNTSPTEQSLHFLWRELVTLCGKKLFYNPYTGCLIRAFPLAGVEWPGGILADEMGLGKTVEVLALILFHSRQDVQQEALTLPVGQSVNYFVPPPPLERKKAIRCKPEAQPKMKISHPAVRVMLLTAIKEMRSGKGASVNAVFTYIRASYGYDLLKNRSHMKKTLAKLMEEGLVEQVKGRGLAGSFRLGKKYKETKKTAAGSPKSNTKCSEERLPRKTFQRRAKEKAEAALQNSVTGDDPSNTNAPERTGWGESEGPREADRMFDASEETQPSSSQEEPPVRASVVPFNTTDYRFECICGELGIVDYKARVQCLNCQLWQHADCVNYKEESLETTPFYCPHCLVAMKPVSTGATLIISPSSICHQWVEEINRHVRSSSLRVLVYQGVKKHGFIQPHMLAEQDVVITTYDVLRSELNYVDIPHSNSKDGRRFRNQKRYMAVPSPLVAVEWWRICLDEAQMVECPTAKAAEMALRLASVNRWCVSGTPVQRGLEDLYGLMLFLGVDPYWVKHWWDQLLYRPYRRGNTEPLYGVVAKLLWRSAKKDVIDQIQIPAQTEEVHWLHFSPVEGHFYNRQHEVCSQDALVKLRKLSDWSLKLGSLDRRTVATILCPLLRLRQACCHPQAVRGEFLPLQKSTMTMEELLKSLQKKCRVECEEAHRQLVCALNGLAGIHIIRDEFEQAAEMYREVLRSSEEHKGRLKTDSLQRLHATHNLMELLNAKHPGIPPTLRDDRLSEEAEQLRQHYMTKYDLEVSDAHHALQPVLQNIKELKRKVNLSSPWWLEVIQRAIRCSADDDLVSRVKNELTSSYKQQAHKFSMADKFRDGHGLQFLLTTQMEDLTKSQKIVRAAVKSLEGPASKKVIDEATACHLRPTRLPLNNCVFCKADELFTDYESKLFSHTVKGQTAIFEEMIEDEDGLVDDRLPTTSRGLWAASEMERTLKAILAFAKAKRLDPELVEEGNTFMDLFETWKKEYKVLHEYWMVLRNHVSAIDELGMATERLRVRLPDEPKPKLLHIIEPHEVEQNRVKLLNDQAVAKSQLQKKLGQFLYLTNLEKSQDKSTGGLNPEPCPICARSLGQEWAVLTCGHCFCNQCIAIILEQYSVGSRRRAIKCAICRQTTSHTEISYVFTAQSSSLDQDIPVKGSHSTKVEAVVRTLIRIQVSNPGAKCLVFSTWQSVLDIIAKALFDNNMEFSQINGIHKFQQNLSSFKYEENINILLLPLHTGSNGLNIIEATHVLLVEPILNPAHELQAIGRVHRIGQTKPTFVHRFLIKSTIEERMQAMLKTAEKSHSSAAMKHSEAAVLTVADLADLFTEEEAEPLE, from the exons ATGAGTAGTCGAAGGAAAAAGGCCCCCCCTGTGAGGGTGGACGAGGATGCTAAAAAGAGGTTAAACTGGAACATGCTGGAGGACCGGAGGAATGAGGCGATTAAGGAGAACGACGGCCAAACCCCGACGTGCTCCACCCTTGCTGTCGAGCCATCATCTGACATTTCTGTCAGCTCGCTCCGGTTCGCCGAGGAACTCCCCACTTCCTTTGCTTCCCTGGCGCTCACGGTGCTGCCCACCTCCCAGCTGAGCCACACCTGGAAGGCTCTCGTCGGGGAGTTCCGAGCCCGGCCGGCTTGGCTCCCGCCCGAGTGCGGACTTCGGCCGTTTACTTTTCACAAGAGGGCAGAGCAGCTATGCATCAGCTTCAGCGGCTCCGACGAGTCCACCGAGCCGCTGCGGACGCCTGATGGCGACACCTGTACCGCGGAGTGCAGCCTCACTCGGATCTCGCTGGAGGACATGGAGTGGCTGCAGAAGAGGAGGGTGGTGCAGCTTTGtcatgaagaagaagaggacTCCTTCAGG GTTGGGGTTTACTTGCTGGAAAGCGGACTATGGAAGTCGGAGTTCCTCAGTGAGGGAAACGCTCGCATGAAGAAAGCCAATCAGCTCATGCAGAAGATGATGGAgtatttttatgactttatcaTCCCTG AAGTGGTGGAcaacgaggaggaggaatgtgACACAGACTTGGAGAGGCAGAACGTGGAGGAGCTCTACGATTACGTCAGGCGTGTGCACCAGATGGAGAGCCAGGGCGTGAGCTTTGACGTCCAACACCAGGCCCTCCTGCCGGTCCTCAGGCCCTATCAGAGCCAGGCCGTCAACTGGATGCTAAAgcgggagaaattcagaaatacTTCCCCAACAG AGCAGTCGCTGCATTTCCTGTGGCGGGAGTTGGTCACTTTGTGTGGCAAGAAGCTCTTCTACAACCCTTACACCGGCTG TCTCATTCGTGCGTTTCCCCTCGCCGGCGTGGAGTGGCCCGGCGGGATCCTGGCTGACGAGATGGGTCTGGGAAAGACGGTAGAAGTCCTGGCTCTCATTCTTTTTCACAGCCGACAGGACGTCCAGCAGGAGGCCCTCACCCTGCCCGTG GGACAGTCTGTGAATTATTTTGTACCTCCTCCTCCACTGGAGAGAAAGAAAGCCATCCGATGTAAGCCTGAAGCGCAGCCGAAAATGAAAATCTCTCACCCGG CCGTCCGTGTGATGCTGCTCACGGCCATCAAGGAAATGCGCTCGGGCAAAGGTGCCTCAGTCAACGCCGTTTTCACGTACATCCGCGCCAGTTACGGCTACGACCTGCTGAAGAACCGCAGCCACATGAAGAAGACGCTGGCCAAACTGATGGAGGAAGGCCTGGTGGAGCAGGTCAAAGGGCGCGGCTTGGCGGGCTCCTTTCGTTTGGGGAAGAAGTACAAAGAGACCAAGAAGACGGCGGCGGGATCACCCAAATCT AATACCAAATGCTCAGAAGAGAGGTTGCCCAGGAAAACGTTCCAGAGACGAGCAAAGGAGAAGGCAGAAGCAGCTCTCCAAAACTCCGTCACGGGTGACGACCCAAGCAACACCAACGCTCCCGAGCGGACAGGTTGGGGTGAAAGCGAAGGACCACGGGAGGCAGACAGAATGTTTGATGCCTCTGAGGAGACCCAACCATCCAGCTCTCAGGAAGAGCCCCCCGTCAGGGCGTCCGTGGTCCCCTTCAACACTACGGACTACAGGTTTGAGTGCATCTGTGGCGAGCTGGGCATCGTGGACTACAAAGCCCGCGTGCAGTGCCTGAACTGCCAGCTGTGGCAGCACGCCGACTGCGTCAACTACAAGGAGGAAAGTTTGGAGACCACACCCTTCTACTGCCCCCACTGCCTGGTGGCCATGAAGCCTGTCTCCACGGGGGCCACGCTCATCATCTCCCCTAGCTCCATTTGCCACCAGTGGGTTGAGGAGATCAACCGCCACGTCAGGTCCTCATCGCTGCGGGTGCTG GTGTATCAGGGCGTGAAGAAGCATGGCTTCATCCAACCGCACATGCTGGCCGAGCAGGACGTGGTCATCACCACCTACGACGTGCTGCGCTCGGAGCTCAACTACGTGGACATCCCGCACAGCAACAGCAAGGACGGGCGCCGCTTCCGCAACCAGAAGCGCTACATGGCCGTGCCCAGCCCCCTGGTGGCCGTGGAGTGGTGGCGCATCTGTCTGGACGAGGCTCAGATGGTGGAGTGTCCCACCGCCAAG GCTGCAGAGATGGCGCTGCGTCTTGCCTCTGTCAATCGCTGGTGTGTCAGTGGCACGCCTGTCCAGAGAGGCTTAGAAG ACCTTTATGGCCTCATGCTCTTCCTGGGAGTGGATCCGTACTGGGTCAAACACTGGTGGGACCAGTTGCTCTACAGGCCCTATCGCCGTGGAAACACAGAGCCACTTTACGGCGTCGTTGCTAAGTTGTTGTGGCGGTCGGCCAAGAAGGACGTCATCGATCAG ATCCAGATTCCAGCACAGACTGAGGAGGTCCACTGGCTGCACTTCTCCCCGGTGGAGGGTCACTTCTACAACCGCCAACACGAGGTCTGCTCCCAGGACGCCTTGGTCAAACTCAGGAAGCTCTCCGACTGGAGCCTGAAGCTGGGCAGCCTGGACCGCCGTACGGTCGCCACCATCCTTTGCCCGCTGCTGAGGCTGCGCCAGGCCTGCTGCCACCCGCAGGCGGTGCGTGgcgagttcctgccgctgcagAAAAG CACCATGACAATGGAGGAGCTCCTCAAGTCCCTGCAGAAGAAATGTCGAGTGGAATGTGAAGAAGCCCACAGGCAATTAGTGTGCGCTCTCAACGGCCTGGCTGGAATTCACATCATCAGAG ATGAGTTTGAGCAGGCGGCCGAGATGTACAGAGAAGTGCTGCGTTCGTCAGAGGAGCACAAAGGCCGACTGAAAACAGATTCATTGCAG AGGCTTCATGCCACTCACAACTTAATGGAGCTGCTGAATGCAAAGCATCCTGGGATTCCCCCCACTCTCAGAGACGACCGGCTCAGCGAGGAG GCCGAGCAGCTGCGGCAGCACTACATGACCAAGTACGACTTGGAGGTGTCCGACGCCCATCACGCCCTGCAGCCGGTCCTGCAGAACATTAAAGAGCTGAAGCGCAAA gTTAACCTGAGCTCCCCCTGGTGGCTGGAGGTGATTCAGCGGGCGATCCGTTGCTCCGCCGACGATGACCTGGTGAGCCGCGTCAAGAACGAGTTGACGTCCAGCTACAAGCAGCAAGCTCACAAGTTCTCCATGGCTGACAA ATTCCGCGACGGCCACGGCCTGCAGTTCCTGCTCACCACTCAAATGGAAGACCTGACCAAGTCCCAGAAGATTGTACGGGCGGCCGTGAAGAGCCTGGAAGGTCCGGCGTCCAAGAAGGTGATTGACGAGGCCACGGCGTGTCACCTCCGGCCGACGCGGCTGCCGCTCAATAA CTGCGTTTTTTGCAAAGCTGATGAGCTTTTCACCGATTACGAATCCAAACTCTTTTCGCACAC GGTGAAAGGTCAGACGGCCATCTTTGAAGAGATGATCGAGGATGAAGACGGACTGGTGGACGACCGCCTTCCCACCACCAGCAGGGGCCTGTGGGCAGCCAGCGAGATGGAGCGCACGCTAAAGGCCATCCTGGCCTTCGCCAAAGCCAAGCGCCTGGACCCGGAACTGGTGGAGGAAGGAAACACCTTCATGGATCTCTTTGAGACCTGGAAGAAGGAATACAAG GTGCTGCATGAGTACTGGATGGTCCTGCGGAATCACGTGTCGGCAATAGATGAGCTTGGAATGGCCACCGAGAGACTACGTGTGCGTCTTCCTGACGAGCCCAAGCCGAAGCTGCTGCACATCATCGAGCCGCATGAG GTGGAGCAGAACAGAGTGAAGCTTCTCAACGACCAAGCAGTGGCAAAGTCTCAGCTGCAGAAGAAGCTTGGACAGTTTTTGTACCTCACAAACCTGGAGAAG TCCCAGGACAAGTCCACCGGGGGCCTGAACCCAGAACCGTGTCCCATCTGCGCTCGTTCACTGGGACAGGAG TGGGCGGTGCTGACCTGCGGCCACTGCTTCTGCAACCAGTGCATCGCCATCATCTTGGAGCAGTACAGCGTGGGCTCTCGGCGGCGTGCCATCAAGTGCGCCATTTGCAGGCAGACCACCTCGCACACGGAGATCTCCTACGTGTTCACCGCGCAGTCATCCAGTCTGGACCAGGACATCCCTGTTAAG GGGAGCCACTCCACCAAGGTGGAGGCCGTGGTGAGAACCCTGATAAGGATCCAAGTGAGCAACCCTGGAGCAAAGTGTCTGGTCTTCTCCACG TGGCAGAGCGTCCTGGACATCATCGCCAAGGCTCTGTTCGACAACAACATGGAGTTCTCTCAGATCAACGGTATCCACAAATTCCAGCAGAACCTGAGCTCCTTCAAGTacgaggagaacatcaacatccTCCTGCTTCCTCTGCACACGGGCTCCAACGGCCTCAACATCATTGAGGCCACGCACGTGCTGCTGGTGGAGCCCATCCTAAACCCCGCGCATGAGCTGCAGGCTATCGGACGCGTGCACCGCATTGGACAAACCAA GCCGACGTTCGTGCACAGGTTCCTCATCAAGTCCACCATCGAGGAGAGAATGCAGGCTATGCTCAAGACTGCAGAGAAGAG TCACAGCAGCGCCGCCATGAAGCACTCGGAGGCCGCCGTCCTGACCGTGGCCGACCTGGCTGACCTGTTTACAGAGGAAGAGGCGGAGCCTCTGGAGTGA